In a single window of the Astyanax mexicanus isolate ESR-SI-001 unplaced genomic scaffold, AstMex3_surface scaffold_34, whole genome shotgun sequence genome:
- the LOC125790019 gene encoding uncharacterized protein LOC125790019 — MCFQIPTLISCNTRRHRHQGRNRNPSNLLLGSLQRTLQLQLPCHLLLPSPTLHGQPAGVVELACFCLNNLQDPNQSGFKPAHSTETALIAVTEKLHAAKATNLSSVLILLDLSAAFDTVNHSILLSILTSLGITGSAWQWFASYLEDRSYQVSSRISACLSDVSMWMSSHHLKLNPSKTDLLFIPGTTSLHNNISISFDNSLVTPSAEARSLGVVMDDQLSFSSHIANLTRCCRFLLYNIRRIRPFLSQEATQVLVQSLVISRLDYCNSLLAGLPLRATKPLQLIQNAAARLVFNLPKFSHVTPLLRSLHWLPVAARIRFKTLTLAYKAKNGPAPSYLMAMVKARSAPRALRASSTARLEPPSLKTHRKQTSRLFSVLAPRWWNELPLDVRIAESLAVFKRRLKTHLFKEILN; from the exons ATGTGCTTCCAAATTCCTACTCTCATCTCCTGCAACACCCGTAGACACCGGCATCAGGGCAGAAACCGCAATCCTAGCAACCTGTT ACTTGGATCACTCCAGAGAACTCTGCAACTCCAGCTGCCCTGTCATCTGCTTTTGCCTTCTCCCACTCTCCACGGCCAACCGGCAGGGGTGGTGGAACTGGCCTGCTTCTGTCTC aacaatcttcaggatccaaaccagtctggcttcaaacctgcacattctactgaaactgccctcattgcagttacagagaagctccatgcagcaaaagctaccaacctgtcatctgttctgattctccttgatctctctgctgctttcgacacggtcaaccacagcattctcctttccatcctcaccagccttggaatcactggctctgcatggcagtggtttgcatcgtacctggaggaccgttcctaccag gtttcatcccgcatctcagcatgtctcagtgatgtctcgatgtggatgagttctcatcacctaaaactcaaccccagcaagactgatcttctgttcatcccaggaactacgagcCTCCACAACAatatctccatctctttcgacaactcactggtcactccatcggcagaagcacgaagcctcggtgtagtaatggatgaccagttatcattctcgagccatattgcaaatctgactcggtgctgcagatttctcctgtacaacatccgaagaattcgaccgtttctgtctcaggaagccactcaggtgcttgtgcagtctcttgtcatctcaagacttgactactgcaactctctactggctggtcttccactgagagccaccaaaccactacaattaattcagaatgctgcagcacgactcgtcttcaatcttccgaagttcagtcatgtgactcctttgctgcgttccctccactggcttcctgttgccgcccgcatccgattcaaaaccctgacgctggcctacaaggcaaaaaacggaccagctccttcatacttgatggcgatggtcaaagccagatctgcaccaagagctcttagagcttccagtacggctcggctcgaacctccctcactcaaaacacacagaaaacagacatccagactcttctctgtgctggcaccaaggtggtggaatgaacttccactggatgtcagaatagcagagtcactcgccgtcttcaaacgtcgactgaagacacatctttttaaagagatcctaaactaa